A single genomic interval of Oncorhynchus gorbuscha isolate QuinsamMale2020 ecotype Even-year linkage group LG25, OgorEven_v1.0, whole genome shotgun sequence harbors:
- the LOC124013905 gene encoding zinc finger protein ZFMSA12A-like isoform X1, whose translation MRRSLAKVAKILIGTWAIMDSPIPLSSLRLLVPPLRLMSAFMWQVAQQRAIKHYGKLEEFVTVVTQTVPELMTDRQRTLLILGLRARVNPVSLQTLLYRIKSSQHAQSNDAGMESPEANFAKLTQSLLIDPVEREHFVQVVFPEEFRPDFDQVLQELVCDFLTRLEELLTLPDFKQTALLLSAGSSGLDECLQSFSHSEDLQFLLQNYKQCRTLYTNISSSDIPQESDIESDAFPDQLNRTNLDTVVGMRTGIQSRDCQRMELASHLVEMGSTRDIIGCDETCDEGNEDDIDVEDDPKQKRAGSGLSPTSVMQGGDTDTVAGVSFQVLTPLSSASNECAPSTSSSSHMNIFHQCPQCGKCFNYQSQLVQHQQIHCGDNPYKCSNCGNRFKFFTSLSNHKRMQCVGTAFSCSKCWREFGSLREKLRHQCPHNEVMYICPQSGKSFKTPQQQPFQCRHCAMAFSEMDQLHAHEKIHGIPQTLDCHTCGITFSNLPSLVHHVEAHKRSDLRPSSHLPKKKKGLQLPKTHHCHQCGKSFVTNRRLKDHVRTHLNYRPFPCSYCGKCFTQKGNLNVHIRIHTGERPYMCSVCGKTFQSAGNLQVHQRFHTGEKPYQCKECDKRFTKSSHLVVHMRGHTGERPFTCNECGRSFIRKTCLKKHLLVHSGQKPYSRPRCPNNSKRSSQPSYHMKDNPTNATAMTGHAPAMTGHATAMTGHATAMTGHVAAMTGHAAAMAGHVAAVAGHVAVPAIYHDSLNIKMLAHVGMSRGYAMERLGGGPSNC comes from the exons ATTCCCCCATCCCGCTCTCCTCCCTGCGCCTTTTGGTTCCACCTCTACGGCTGATGTCTGCATTTATGTGGCAGGTAGCACAACAGAGGGCCATCAAGCACTATGGAAAATTAGAGGAGTTTGTGACCGTGGTAACACAAACTGTCCCAGAACttatgactgacagacagaggacCCTCCTTATTTTGGGTCTGAGAGCAAGG GTAAACCCTGTCAGCCTCCAGACCCTCCTTTATAGAATAAAGTCTTCCCAACATGCACAG TCCAATGATGCAGGCATGGAATCACCTGAAGCTAACTTCGCCAAGCTCACCCAAAGCTTGCTTATAGACCCGGTTGAGCGTGAACACTTCGTCCAA GTGGTGTTTCCTGAAGAATTCAGACCTGATTTTGACCAAGTGCTTCAGGAACTGGTCTGTGACTTTCTCACTCGGCTGGAAGAGCTGCTTACACTACCAGACTTTAAGCAG ACTGCATTGTTGCTGAGTGCTGGCTCCTCTGGCCTGGATGAATGCCTGCAGTCTTTCTCTCACTCAGAAGATCTCCAGTTTCTGCTCCAGAATTACAAACAATGCAGAACATTGTACACAAACA TTTCCTCCTCTGACATTCCTCAGGAATCAGATATTGAATCCGATGCCTTCCCTGACCAGTTAAACCGTACCAATCTGGACACTGTTGTGGGGATGAGGACTGGGATACAAAGCAGAGACTGCCAAAGGATGGAGTTGGCATCACATTTAGTGGAAATGGGGAGCACAAGAGATATTATAGGCTGCGATGAAACCTGTGATGAAGGGAATGAAGATGACATTGATGTAGAGGACGACCCAAAACAGAAAAG GGCTGGTTCTGGTCTTTCTCCTACCAGTGTCATGCAAGGTGGTGATACAG ACACTGTTGCAGGGGTATCGTTTCAGGTGTTGACTCCTCTTTCTTCAGCTTCAAATGAGTGTGCCCCATCTACTTCCAGTTCATCACACATGAACATTTTCCACCAGTGTCCCCAGTGTGGGAAGTGCTTTAATTATCAGTCTCAACTTGTCCAACACCAGCAAATTCACTGTGGGGATAATCCATACAAGTGCTCCAACTGCGGGAATAGATTCAAATTCTTTACAAGTCTGTCAAACCACAAGAGGATGCAATGTGTGGGCACTGCCTTTAGCTGTTCCAAGTGCTGGAGAGAGTTTGGTTCTCTGCGTGAGAAATTGAGACACCAGTGTCCACACAACGAAGTCATGTACATCTGTCCACAGAGCGGGAAGAGTTTTAAGACGCCACAGCAACAACCATTCCAGTGCCGTCATTGCGCAATGGCCTTTTCCGAAATGGATCAACTGCATGCTCACGAAAAAATTCACGGAATCCCACAAACTCTTGACTGTCACACATGTGGAATTACCTTCAGCAACTTACCCAGTCTAGTGCACCACGTGGAAGCCCACAAGAGGTCGGATCTGAGGCCATCGTCGCACCTtccaaagaagaagaaaggaTTGCAGCTTCCGAAAACTCACCACTGTCACCAATGTGGAAAGTCCTTTGTAACAAACCGTCGCCTCAAGGATCACGTTCGCACTCATTTGAATTATCGTCCCTTCCCCTGCTCCTACTGTGGGAAATGTTTCACTCAGAAAGGTAATCTCAATGTGCACATAAGGATCCACACAGGGGAGAGACCCTACATGTGCTCTGTGTGTGGGAAGACCTTTCAGTCAGCAGGGAATCTGCAGGTACACCAGCGCTTTCACACTGGGGAGAAACCCTACCAATGCAAAGAGTGTGACAAACGTTTTACTAAGTCGAGCCATTTAGTGGTCCACATGCGAGGGCATACTGGAGAGCGTCCCTTCACTTGTAATGAATGTGGAAGGAGTTTTATCCGGAAAACTTGCTTAAAGAAACATTTGCTAGTTCATTCAGGGCAGAAGCCTTATTCACGTCCTCGTTGCCCGAATAATTCCAAGCGCAGTTCACAACCAAGCTATCATATGAAGGACAATCCTACTAATGCGACTGCCATGACTGGACATGCACCTGCCATGACTGGACATGCGACTGCCATGACTGGACATGCGACTGCCATGACTGGACATGTGGCCGCCATGACTGGACATGCGGCCGCCATGGCTGGTCATGTGGCCGCCGTGGCTGGACATGTGGCCGTACCAGCAATCTATCATGACAGCCTTAACATAAAAATGTTGGCACATGTTGGCATGTCCCGAGGCTATGCCATGGAGAGACTAGGAGGCGGTCCTTCAAATTGTTGA
- the LOC124013905 gene encoding zinc finger protein ZFMSA12A-like isoform X2: MSAFMWQVAQQRAIKHYGKLEEFVTVVTQTVPELMTDRQRTLLILGLRARVNPVSLQTLLYRIKSSQHAQSNDAGMESPEANFAKLTQSLLIDPVEREHFVQVVFPEEFRPDFDQVLQELVCDFLTRLEELLTLPDFKQTALLLSAGSSGLDECLQSFSHSEDLQFLLQNYKQCRTLYTNISSSDIPQESDIESDAFPDQLNRTNLDTVVGMRTGIQSRDCQRMELASHLVEMGSTRDIIGCDETCDEGNEDDIDVEDDPKQKRAGSGLSPTSVMQGGDTDTVAGVSFQVLTPLSSASNECAPSTSSSSHMNIFHQCPQCGKCFNYQSQLVQHQQIHCGDNPYKCSNCGNRFKFFTSLSNHKRMQCVGTAFSCSKCWREFGSLREKLRHQCPHNEVMYICPQSGKSFKTPQQQPFQCRHCAMAFSEMDQLHAHEKIHGIPQTLDCHTCGITFSNLPSLVHHVEAHKRSDLRPSSHLPKKKKGLQLPKTHHCHQCGKSFVTNRRLKDHVRTHLNYRPFPCSYCGKCFTQKGNLNVHIRIHTGERPYMCSVCGKTFQSAGNLQVHQRFHTGEKPYQCKECDKRFTKSSHLVVHMRGHTGERPFTCNECGRSFIRKTCLKKHLLVHSGQKPYSRPRCPNNSKRSSQPSYHMKDNPTNATAMTGHAPAMTGHATAMTGHATAMTGHVAAMTGHAAAMAGHVAAVAGHVAVPAIYHDSLNIKMLAHVGMSRGYAMERLGGGPSNC; this comes from the exons ATGTCTGCATTTATGTGGCAGGTAGCACAACAGAGGGCCATCAAGCACTATGGAAAATTAGAGGAGTTTGTGACCGTGGTAACACAAACTGTCCCAGAACttatgactgacagacagaggacCCTCCTTATTTTGGGTCTGAGAGCAAGG GTAAACCCTGTCAGCCTCCAGACCCTCCTTTATAGAATAAAGTCTTCCCAACATGCACAG TCCAATGATGCAGGCATGGAATCACCTGAAGCTAACTTCGCCAAGCTCACCCAAAGCTTGCTTATAGACCCGGTTGAGCGTGAACACTTCGTCCAA GTGGTGTTTCCTGAAGAATTCAGACCTGATTTTGACCAAGTGCTTCAGGAACTGGTCTGTGACTTTCTCACTCGGCTGGAAGAGCTGCTTACACTACCAGACTTTAAGCAG ACTGCATTGTTGCTGAGTGCTGGCTCCTCTGGCCTGGATGAATGCCTGCAGTCTTTCTCTCACTCAGAAGATCTCCAGTTTCTGCTCCAGAATTACAAACAATGCAGAACATTGTACACAAACA TTTCCTCCTCTGACATTCCTCAGGAATCAGATATTGAATCCGATGCCTTCCCTGACCAGTTAAACCGTACCAATCTGGACACTGTTGTGGGGATGAGGACTGGGATACAAAGCAGAGACTGCCAAAGGATGGAGTTGGCATCACATTTAGTGGAAATGGGGAGCACAAGAGATATTATAGGCTGCGATGAAACCTGTGATGAAGGGAATGAAGATGACATTGATGTAGAGGACGACCCAAAACAGAAAAG GGCTGGTTCTGGTCTTTCTCCTACCAGTGTCATGCAAGGTGGTGATACAG ACACTGTTGCAGGGGTATCGTTTCAGGTGTTGACTCCTCTTTCTTCAGCTTCAAATGAGTGTGCCCCATCTACTTCCAGTTCATCACACATGAACATTTTCCACCAGTGTCCCCAGTGTGGGAAGTGCTTTAATTATCAGTCTCAACTTGTCCAACACCAGCAAATTCACTGTGGGGATAATCCATACAAGTGCTCCAACTGCGGGAATAGATTCAAATTCTTTACAAGTCTGTCAAACCACAAGAGGATGCAATGTGTGGGCACTGCCTTTAGCTGTTCCAAGTGCTGGAGAGAGTTTGGTTCTCTGCGTGAGAAATTGAGACACCAGTGTCCACACAACGAAGTCATGTACATCTGTCCACAGAGCGGGAAGAGTTTTAAGACGCCACAGCAACAACCATTCCAGTGCCGTCATTGCGCAATGGCCTTTTCCGAAATGGATCAACTGCATGCTCACGAAAAAATTCACGGAATCCCACAAACTCTTGACTGTCACACATGTGGAATTACCTTCAGCAACTTACCCAGTCTAGTGCACCACGTGGAAGCCCACAAGAGGTCGGATCTGAGGCCATCGTCGCACCTtccaaagaagaagaaaggaTTGCAGCTTCCGAAAACTCACCACTGTCACCAATGTGGAAAGTCCTTTGTAACAAACCGTCGCCTCAAGGATCACGTTCGCACTCATTTGAATTATCGTCCCTTCCCCTGCTCCTACTGTGGGAAATGTTTCACTCAGAAAGGTAATCTCAATGTGCACATAAGGATCCACACAGGGGAGAGACCCTACATGTGCTCTGTGTGTGGGAAGACCTTTCAGTCAGCAGGGAATCTGCAGGTACACCAGCGCTTTCACACTGGGGAGAAACCCTACCAATGCAAAGAGTGTGACAAACGTTTTACTAAGTCGAGCCATTTAGTGGTCCACATGCGAGGGCATACTGGAGAGCGTCCCTTCACTTGTAATGAATGTGGAAGGAGTTTTATCCGGAAAACTTGCTTAAAGAAACATTTGCTAGTTCATTCAGGGCAGAAGCCTTATTCACGTCCTCGTTGCCCGAATAATTCCAAGCGCAGTTCACAACCAAGCTATCATATGAAGGACAATCCTACTAATGCGACTGCCATGACTGGACATGCACCTGCCATGACTGGACATGCGACTGCCATGACTGGACATGCGACTGCCATGACTGGACATGTGGCCGCCATGACTGGACATGCGGCCGCCATGGCTGGTCATGTGGCCGCCGTGGCTGGACATGTGGCCGTACCAGCAATCTATCATGACAGCCTTAACATAAAAATGTTGGCACATGTTGGCATGTCCCGAGGCTATGCCATGGAGAGACTAGGAGGCGGTCCTTCAAATTGTTGA
- the LOC124013907 gene encoding oocyte zinc finger protein XlCOF22-like isoform X1, producing MRRSLAKVAKILIGTWAIMDSPIPLSSLRLLVPPLRLMSAFMWQVSQQRAIKHYGKLEEFVTVVTQTVPELMTDRQRTLLILGLRARVTLGRFSAEHPVSLQTLLYSIKSSQLAQVQSYDAGMESPEANFAKLTQSLITDPVEREHFVQVVFLEEFRPDFDKALQELVCDFLTRLEELLTLPDFKQTALLLSAGSSGLDECLQSFSHSEDLQFLLQNYKQCRTLYTNISSSDIPQESDIESDAFPDQLNRTNLDTGVAMRTAHLVAMGSTRDIIGCDETCDEANEDDIDVEDESAQKRAGSGLSPTSVMQGGDTDPVAGVSFQVLTPLSSASNECAPSTSSSSHMNIFHQCPQCGKCFNYQSQLVQHQQIHCGDNPYKCSNCGNRFKFFTSLSNHKRMQCVGTAFSCSKCWREFGSLREKLRHQCPHNESMSICPQSGKSFKTSPQYPFQCRHCARSFPESNQLDTHEKSHSVVQTLDCHKCGITFSNLPSLVHHVEAHKRSDLRPSSHLPKKKGLQLPRTHHCHQCGKSFVTNRRLKDHMRTHMNYRPFSCSYCGKCFTQKGNLTVHIRLHTGERPYMCSVCGKAFPSGGDLQVHQRFHTGERPYHCKECDKRFFKSSHLVVHMRGHRGERPYTCNECGRGFIRRTCLKKHLLVHSGERPYSCLRCPNTYKRSSHLNYHMKKNH from the exons ATGCGGCGCTCACTAGCTAAGGTAGCTAAGATATTGATTGGCACATGGGCCATAATGG attcccccatccctctctcctccctgcgcCTTTTGGTCCCACCTCTACGACTGATGTCTGCATTTATGTGGCAGGTATCACAACAGAGGGCCATTAAGCACTATGGAAAATTAGAGGAGTTTGTGACCGTGGTAACACAAACTGTCCCAGAACttatgactgacagacagaggacCCTCCTTATTTTGGGGCTGAGAGCAAGG GTAACTTTGGGGCGATTTTCTGCTGAACACCCTGTCAGCCTCCAAACCCTCCTTTATTCTATAAAGTCTTCTCAACTTGCACAGGTTCAG TCCTATGATGCAGGCATGGAATCACCTGAAGCTAACTTCGCCAAGCTCACCCAAAGCTTGATTACAGACCCAGTTGAGCGTGAACACTTCGTTCAA GTGGTGTTCCTTGAGGAATTCAGACCTGATTTTGACAAAGCACTTCAGGAACTGGTCTGTGACTTTCTCACTAGGTTGGAAGAGCTGCTTACACTACCAGACTTTAAGCAG ACTGCATTGTTGCTGAGTGCTGGCTCCTCTGGCCTGGATGAATGCCTGCAGTCTTTCTCTCACTCAGAAGATCTCCAGTTTCTGCTCCAGAATTACAAACAATGCAGAACATTGTACACAAACA TTTCCTCCTCTGACATTCCTCAGGAATCAGATATTGAATCCGATGCCTTCCCTGACCAGTTAAACCGTACCAATCTGGACACTGGTGTGGCTATGAGGACAGCACATTTAGTGGCAATGGGGAGCACAAGAGATATTATAGGCTGCGATGAAACCTGTGATGAAGCGAATGAAGATGACATTGATGTAGAGGACGAGTCAGCACAGAaaag GGCTGGTTCTGGTCTTTCTCCAACCAGTGTCATGCAAGGTGGTGATACAG ACCCAGTTGCAGGGGTGTCGTTTCAGGTGTTGACTCCCCTTTCTTCAGCTTCAAATGAGTGTGCCCCATCTACTTCCAGTTCATCACACATGAACATTTTCCACCAGTGTCCCCAGTGTGGGAAGTGCTTTAATTATCAGTCTCAACTTGTCCAACACCAGCAAATTCACTGTGGGGATAATCCATACAAGTGTTCCAACTGCGGGAATAGATTCAAATTCTTTACAAGTCTGTCAAACCACAAGAGGATGCAATGTGTGGGCACTGCCTTTAGCTGTTCCAAGTGCTGGAGAGAGTTTGGTTCTCTGCGTGAGAAATTGAGACACCAGTGTCCACACAACGAATCCATGTCCATCTGTCCACAGAGCGGGAAGAGTTTTAAGACATCACCACAATATCCATTCCAGTGTCGTCACTGTGCAAGGAGCTTTCCCGAATCGAATCAACTGGACACCCACGAAAAAAGTCACAGTGTCGTCCAAACGCTTGACTGTCACAAATGTGGAATTACCTTCAGCAACTTGCCCAGTCTAGTGCACCACGTGGAAGCCCACAAGAGGTCGGATCTGAGGCCATCGTCACACCTTCCAAAGAAGAAAGGATTGCAGCTTCCGAGAACACACCATTGCCACCAATGTGGAAAGTCCTTTGTAACAAACCGTCGCCTCAAGGATCACATGCGCACTCATATGAATTATCGTCCCTTTTCCTGCTCCTACTGTGGGAAATGTTTCACTCAGAAAGGTAATCTCACTGTGCACATAAGGCTCCACACAGGGGAGAGACCCTACATGTGCTCTGTGTGTGGGAAGGCGTTTCCATCAGGAGGTGATCTGCAGGTACACCAGCGCTTTCACACTGGGGAGAGACCTTACCATTGCAAAGAGTGTGACAAACGTTTTTTTAAGTCGAGCCATTTAGTGGTCCACATGCGTGGGCATAGGGGAGAGCGTCCCTACACTTGTAATGAATGTGGGAGGGGTTTTATCCGGAGAACTTGCTTAAAAAAACATTTGCTAGTTCATTCAGGGGAGAGGCCATATTCATGTCTTCGTTGCCCGAATACTTACAAACGCAGTTCACACCTGAACTATCACATGAAGAAAAATCATTGA
- the LOC124013907 gene encoding zinc finger protein ZFMSA12A-like isoform X2, producing the protein MSAFMWQVSQQRAIKHYGKLEEFVTVVTQTVPELMTDRQRTLLILGLRARVTLGRFSAEHPVSLQTLLYSIKSSQLAQVQSYDAGMESPEANFAKLTQSLITDPVEREHFVQVVFLEEFRPDFDKALQELVCDFLTRLEELLTLPDFKQTALLLSAGSSGLDECLQSFSHSEDLQFLLQNYKQCRTLYTNISSSDIPQESDIESDAFPDQLNRTNLDTGVAMRTAHLVAMGSTRDIIGCDETCDEANEDDIDVEDESAQKRAGSGLSPTSVMQGGDTDPVAGVSFQVLTPLSSASNECAPSTSSSSHMNIFHQCPQCGKCFNYQSQLVQHQQIHCGDNPYKCSNCGNRFKFFTSLSNHKRMQCVGTAFSCSKCWREFGSLREKLRHQCPHNESMSICPQSGKSFKTSPQYPFQCRHCARSFPESNQLDTHEKSHSVVQTLDCHKCGITFSNLPSLVHHVEAHKRSDLRPSSHLPKKKGLQLPRTHHCHQCGKSFVTNRRLKDHMRTHMNYRPFSCSYCGKCFTQKGNLTVHIRLHTGERPYMCSVCGKAFPSGGDLQVHQRFHTGERPYHCKECDKRFFKSSHLVVHMRGHRGERPYTCNECGRGFIRRTCLKKHLLVHSGERPYSCLRCPNTYKRSSHLNYHMKKNH; encoded by the exons ATGTCTGCATTTATGTGGCAGGTATCACAACAGAGGGCCATTAAGCACTATGGAAAATTAGAGGAGTTTGTGACCGTGGTAACACAAACTGTCCCAGAACttatgactgacagacagaggacCCTCCTTATTTTGGGGCTGAGAGCAAGG GTAACTTTGGGGCGATTTTCTGCTGAACACCCTGTCAGCCTCCAAACCCTCCTTTATTCTATAAAGTCTTCTCAACTTGCACAGGTTCAG TCCTATGATGCAGGCATGGAATCACCTGAAGCTAACTTCGCCAAGCTCACCCAAAGCTTGATTACAGACCCAGTTGAGCGTGAACACTTCGTTCAA GTGGTGTTCCTTGAGGAATTCAGACCTGATTTTGACAAAGCACTTCAGGAACTGGTCTGTGACTTTCTCACTAGGTTGGAAGAGCTGCTTACACTACCAGACTTTAAGCAG ACTGCATTGTTGCTGAGTGCTGGCTCCTCTGGCCTGGATGAATGCCTGCAGTCTTTCTCTCACTCAGAAGATCTCCAGTTTCTGCTCCAGAATTACAAACAATGCAGAACATTGTACACAAACA TTTCCTCCTCTGACATTCCTCAGGAATCAGATATTGAATCCGATGCCTTCCCTGACCAGTTAAACCGTACCAATCTGGACACTGGTGTGGCTATGAGGACAGCACATTTAGTGGCAATGGGGAGCACAAGAGATATTATAGGCTGCGATGAAACCTGTGATGAAGCGAATGAAGATGACATTGATGTAGAGGACGAGTCAGCACAGAaaag GGCTGGTTCTGGTCTTTCTCCAACCAGTGTCATGCAAGGTGGTGATACAG ACCCAGTTGCAGGGGTGTCGTTTCAGGTGTTGACTCCCCTTTCTTCAGCTTCAAATGAGTGTGCCCCATCTACTTCCAGTTCATCACACATGAACATTTTCCACCAGTGTCCCCAGTGTGGGAAGTGCTTTAATTATCAGTCTCAACTTGTCCAACACCAGCAAATTCACTGTGGGGATAATCCATACAAGTGTTCCAACTGCGGGAATAGATTCAAATTCTTTACAAGTCTGTCAAACCACAAGAGGATGCAATGTGTGGGCACTGCCTTTAGCTGTTCCAAGTGCTGGAGAGAGTTTGGTTCTCTGCGTGAGAAATTGAGACACCAGTGTCCACACAACGAATCCATGTCCATCTGTCCACAGAGCGGGAAGAGTTTTAAGACATCACCACAATATCCATTCCAGTGTCGTCACTGTGCAAGGAGCTTTCCCGAATCGAATCAACTGGACACCCACGAAAAAAGTCACAGTGTCGTCCAAACGCTTGACTGTCACAAATGTGGAATTACCTTCAGCAACTTGCCCAGTCTAGTGCACCACGTGGAAGCCCACAAGAGGTCGGATCTGAGGCCATCGTCACACCTTCCAAAGAAGAAAGGATTGCAGCTTCCGAGAACACACCATTGCCACCAATGTGGAAAGTCCTTTGTAACAAACCGTCGCCTCAAGGATCACATGCGCACTCATATGAATTATCGTCCCTTTTCCTGCTCCTACTGTGGGAAATGTTTCACTCAGAAAGGTAATCTCACTGTGCACATAAGGCTCCACACAGGGGAGAGACCCTACATGTGCTCTGTGTGTGGGAAGGCGTTTCCATCAGGAGGTGATCTGCAGGTACACCAGCGCTTTCACACTGGGGAGAGACCTTACCATTGCAAAGAGTGTGACAAACGTTTTTTTAAGTCGAGCCATTTAGTGGTCCACATGCGTGGGCATAGGGGAGAGCGTCCCTACACTTGTAATGAATGTGGGAGGGGTTTTATCCGGAGAACTTGCTTAAAAAAACATTTGCTAGTTCATTCAGGGGAGAGGCCATATTCATGTCTTCGTTGCCCGAATACTTACAAACGCAGTTCACACCTGAACTATCACATGAAGAAAAATCATTGA
- the LOC124013907 gene encoding zinc finger protein ZFMSA12A-like isoform X3 yields MTDRQRTLLILGLRARVTLGRFSAEHPVSLQTLLYSIKSSQLAQVQSYDAGMESPEANFAKLTQSLITDPVEREHFVQVVFLEEFRPDFDKALQELVCDFLTRLEELLTLPDFKQTALLLSAGSSGLDECLQSFSHSEDLQFLLQNYKQCRTLYTNISSSDIPQESDIESDAFPDQLNRTNLDTGVAMRTAHLVAMGSTRDIIGCDETCDEANEDDIDVEDESAQKRAGSGLSPTSVMQGGDTDPVAGVSFQVLTPLSSASNECAPSTSSSSHMNIFHQCPQCGKCFNYQSQLVQHQQIHCGDNPYKCSNCGNRFKFFTSLSNHKRMQCVGTAFSCSKCWREFGSLREKLRHQCPHNESMSICPQSGKSFKTSPQYPFQCRHCARSFPESNQLDTHEKSHSVVQTLDCHKCGITFSNLPSLVHHVEAHKRSDLRPSSHLPKKKGLQLPRTHHCHQCGKSFVTNRRLKDHMRTHMNYRPFSCSYCGKCFTQKGNLTVHIRLHTGERPYMCSVCGKAFPSGGDLQVHQRFHTGERPYHCKECDKRFFKSSHLVVHMRGHRGERPYTCNECGRGFIRRTCLKKHLLVHSGERPYSCLRCPNTYKRSSHLNYHMKKNH; encoded by the exons atgactgacagacagaggacCCTCCTTATTTTGGGGCTGAGAGCAAGG GTAACTTTGGGGCGATTTTCTGCTGAACACCCTGTCAGCCTCCAAACCCTCCTTTATTCTATAAAGTCTTCTCAACTTGCACAGGTTCAG TCCTATGATGCAGGCATGGAATCACCTGAAGCTAACTTCGCCAAGCTCACCCAAAGCTTGATTACAGACCCAGTTGAGCGTGAACACTTCGTTCAA GTGGTGTTCCTTGAGGAATTCAGACCTGATTTTGACAAAGCACTTCAGGAACTGGTCTGTGACTTTCTCACTAGGTTGGAAGAGCTGCTTACACTACCAGACTTTAAGCAG ACTGCATTGTTGCTGAGTGCTGGCTCCTCTGGCCTGGATGAATGCCTGCAGTCTTTCTCTCACTCAGAAGATCTCCAGTTTCTGCTCCAGAATTACAAACAATGCAGAACATTGTACACAAACA TTTCCTCCTCTGACATTCCTCAGGAATCAGATATTGAATCCGATGCCTTCCCTGACCAGTTAAACCGTACCAATCTGGACACTGGTGTGGCTATGAGGACAGCACATTTAGTGGCAATGGGGAGCACAAGAGATATTATAGGCTGCGATGAAACCTGTGATGAAGCGAATGAAGATGACATTGATGTAGAGGACGAGTCAGCACAGAaaag GGCTGGTTCTGGTCTTTCTCCAACCAGTGTCATGCAAGGTGGTGATACAG ACCCAGTTGCAGGGGTGTCGTTTCAGGTGTTGACTCCCCTTTCTTCAGCTTCAAATGAGTGTGCCCCATCTACTTCCAGTTCATCACACATGAACATTTTCCACCAGTGTCCCCAGTGTGGGAAGTGCTTTAATTATCAGTCTCAACTTGTCCAACACCAGCAAATTCACTGTGGGGATAATCCATACAAGTGTTCCAACTGCGGGAATAGATTCAAATTCTTTACAAGTCTGTCAAACCACAAGAGGATGCAATGTGTGGGCACTGCCTTTAGCTGTTCCAAGTGCTGGAGAGAGTTTGGTTCTCTGCGTGAGAAATTGAGACACCAGTGTCCACACAACGAATCCATGTCCATCTGTCCACAGAGCGGGAAGAGTTTTAAGACATCACCACAATATCCATTCCAGTGTCGTCACTGTGCAAGGAGCTTTCCCGAATCGAATCAACTGGACACCCACGAAAAAAGTCACAGTGTCGTCCAAACGCTTGACTGTCACAAATGTGGAATTACCTTCAGCAACTTGCCCAGTCTAGTGCACCACGTGGAAGCCCACAAGAGGTCGGATCTGAGGCCATCGTCACACCTTCCAAAGAAGAAAGGATTGCAGCTTCCGAGAACACACCATTGCCACCAATGTGGAAAGTCCTTTGTAACAAACCGTCGCCTCAAGGATCACATGCGCACTCATATGAATTATCGTCCCTTTTCCTGCTCCTACTGTGGGAAATGTTTCACTCAGAAAGGTAATCTCACTGTGCACATAAGGCTCCACACAGGGGAGAGACCCTACATGTGCTCTGTGTGTGGGAAGGCGTTTCCATCAGGAGGTGATCTGCAGGTACACCAGCGCTTTCACACTGGGGAGAGACCTTACCATTGCAAAGAGTGTGACAAACGTTTTTTTAAGTCGAGCCATTTAGTGGTCCACATGCGTGGGCATAGGGGAGAGCGTCCCTACACTTGTAATGAATGTGGGAGGGGTTTTATCCGGAGAACTTGCTTAAAAAAACATTTGCTAGTTCATTCAGGGGAGAGGCCATATTCATGTCTTCGTTGCCCGAATACTTACAAACGCAGTTCACACCTGAACTATCACATGAAGAAAAATCATTGA